From a region of the Thermus albus genome:
- the trmB gene encoding tRNA (guanosine(46)-N7)-methyltransferase TrmB — protein MLVRPASLATWPPRIQDLFGQEGPLVLEVGFGDGRFTAELAQAHPHWLILGAEVSAASVLRAYRRLRREGIGNVRLYHGQGPFALRNLVPPRSLRRVIVNFPDPWPKKRHQKKRLLQEGFFRRLSTRLGEGGDLLLTTDHEEYFRFALEEAERTRLYRVEVKDPPEAHLRTKYALKWQEAGRTFFHAVFTKVAEDPMPWPPIRRYQVAHALLKGNLPEKLVLVKAPVVVPGGVAVFLEVARGEEGFYVLTHVEEEDLTQGLLLEVRGSTKGIYAGVSRFGSPLITDGVRGAVQALVRELERMGLEVVQDHT, from the coding sequence GTGTTGGTGCGACCCGCTTCCTTGGCCACCTGGCCTCCCCGCATCCAGGACCTCTTTGGCCAGGAGGGGCCTTTGGTCCTCGAGGTGGGCTTTGGCGACGGACGCTTCACCGCGGAGCTGGCCCAGGCCCACCCCCACTGGCTCATCCTGGGGGCCGAGGTTTCGGCGGCCAGCGTCCTTAGGGCCTATAGGCGCCTGAGGCGGGAGGGGATTGGGAACGTGCGCCTTTACCACGGACAAGGCCCCTTCGCCCTACGGAACCTGGTTCCACCGAGAAGCCTTAGGCGGGTGATCGTCAACTTCCCCGACCCCTGGCCCAAAAAGCGCCACCAGAAGAAGCGCCTTTTGCAGGAGGGTTTTTTCCGCAGGCTTTCCACCCGGCTTGGGGAGGGCGGGGACCTCCTTCTCACCACCGACCACGAGGAGTATTTTCGCTTCGCCCTGGAGGAGGCGGAACGAACCCGGCTCTACCGGGTGGAGGTGAAGGACCCTCCTGAGGCCCATCTCCGCACCAAGTACGCCCTCAAGTGGCAGGAGGCAGGCCGCACCTTTTTCCATGCGGTCTTTACCAAGGTGGCCGAGGATCCCATGCCTTGGCCGCCCATAAGGAGGTATCAGGTGGCCCACGCCCTCTTAAAGGGGAATCTTCCGGAAAAGCTGGTCTTGGTTAAGGCCCCCGTGGTTGTTCCGGGCGGGGTGGCGGTCTTTTTGGAGGTGGCCCGGGGGGAGGAGGGCTTTTATGTCCTCACCCATGTGGAGGAGGAGGACCTCACCCAGGGCCTGCTCTTGGAGGTGCGGGGGAGTACCAAGGGCATCTACGCGGGCGTAAGCCGCTTCGGAAGCCCCCTCATCACCGATGGGGTTAGGGGGGCGGTGCAGGCCTTGGTGCGGGAGCTGGAGAGGATGGGTCTAGAGGTGGTGCAGGACCACAC
- a CDS encoding HD-GYP domain-containing protein — MKPSAAFSPKRVLLVDDEPIQRLLLMRALEPLGVEVQEARNGQEALDLLKDGLPQVVLTDLHMPVMDGLELTRRVKALDPLLPVILLTADGDKEVRLRGIEVGADDFLNRPVDLTELRLRVRGHLERRRLQEKLEDLERTLLALVRAVEAKDAYTAGHGERVAQYALWTAEELGARNGELEDLRMGALLHDVGKIAIPDHILRGDYTLTENEWRFIRQHPVKGDEIIQPLRAYPRLRPYVRWHHEKLDGSGYPDGLTDIPLLVQALTAADIYDALTSVRTYRKLLRPEEALGVLEEEARKGRLHREVVRAMKSGLIRNRTLRTA; from the coding sequence ATGAAACCCAGCGCAGCGTTTTCCCCCAAGCGGGTTTTGTTGGTGGATGACGAACCTATCCAGCGCCTTCTCCTCATGCGGGCCCTCGAGCCCCTAGGGGTAGAGGTGCAGGAAGCCCGGAACGGCCAAGAAGCCCTGGATCTTCTTAAGGATGGCCTCCCCCAGGTGGTGCTCACCGATTTGCACATGCCGGTCATGGATGGCTTGGAACTCACCCGCAGGGTCAAGGCCCTTGATCCCCTTCTCCCCGTGATCCTCCTCACCGCCGATGGGGACAAGGAGGTGCGCCTAAGGGGGATAGAAGTCGGGGCCGACGACTTCCTGAACCGCCCCGTGGACCTCACGGAACTCCGGCTCAGGGTGCGGGGGCACCTGGAAAGGCGCCGGCTTCAGGAAAAGCTGGAGGACCTGGAAAGAACCCTCCTGGCCTTGGTGCGGGCAGTGGAGGCCAAGGACGCCTACACCGCCGGCCACGGGGAAAGGGTGGCCCAATACGCCCTTTGGACCGCGGAGGAGCTAGGGGCCAGGAACGGGGAGCTGGAGGACCTGCGAATGGGGGCGCTGCTACACGACGTGGGCAAGATCGCCATCCCCGACCATATCCTGCGGGGCGACTACACGCTCACGGAAAACGAGTGGCGCTTCATCCGACAGCACCCGGTGAAGGGCGATGAGATCATCCAGCCCCTAAGGGCTTACCCTCGCCTAAGGCCGTATGTGCGCTGGCACCATGAGAAGCTGGACGGCTCCGGCTACCCCGATGGCCTTACCGATATCCCCCTCCTGGTCCAGGCCCTCACCGCCGCCGACATCTACGATGCCCTCACCAGCGTGCGCACCTACCGCAAGCTCTTGCGCCCCGAGGAAGCCTTAGGGGTGCTGGAGGAGGAAGCGAGAAAGGGAAGGCTCCACCGGGAGGTGGTGCGGGCCATGAAAAGCGGCCTTATCCGCAACCGAACCCTGCGAACGGCCTAA
- a CDS encoding menaquinone biosynthesis decarboxylase — MFRNLEAYLLSLEKRGELKRIRVPVSSELEITEIADRMVKAGGPALLFERVVGKDFPVAIGLFGTRERTALALGVEDLDQLAAKVEALLALKPGKGGLSALLSLLPKLPLLKGFFPRWVRRAPVQEVVLKGEAVDLSRLPILKCWPLDGGPFLTLPLVITKDPETGELNVGMYRMQVLDGKSTAMHWQLHKVGRRHLEKARKQGKKLEVAVALGGDPILTYAATAPLPPLPGVSEFHLAGFLRGAPVELARGLTVDLPVPAEAEFVLEGYIDPEEPLVEEGPFGDHTGFYTPVDLYPRFHVTAITHRRGAIYPATIVGMPPMEDAYLIEASERLFLPPLRLVLPEVVDYHMPPEGVAHNWVNVALRKEYPGQAYKVAYGMLGLGQMMFAKVIVAVDGDVPVKPGFRTLQEALKHALPGRDTLLLRGPMDVLDHSSRGFAFGGKLVLDGTRKLPEEGGEVPFTPRAHAELPPLEVEDQRQWPGIWGVALRKERPGQAFSLAERLLNTPQSAGIRLLLLADHDTLLTPEELLWAVLNNIDPERDARVMQGVEGPVLVLDGTRKFPEEGFTRTWPERIRMDPRIQALVDSRWEEYGL; from the coding sequence GTGTTTAGGAACCTCGAGGCCTACCTCCTGTCCCTGGAAAAGAGGGGGGAGCTTAAGCGCATCAGGGTACCCGTTTCCAGCGAACTGGAGATCACCGAGATCGCGGACCGCATGGTGAAGGCGGGGGGGCCAGCCCTTCTTTTTGAAAGGGTGGTGGGTAAGGACTTCCCCGTGGCCATCGGCCTCTTTGGCACCCGGGAGCGCACCGCCTTGGCCTTGGGGGTGGAGGACCTGGACCAGCTTGCGGCCAAGGTGGAAGCCTTGCTGGCCCTTAAGCCTGGCAAAGGGGGACTTTCCGCCCTTTTGAGCCTGCTTCCCAAGCTCCCTCTCCTCAAAGGGTTTTTCCCCAGGTGGGTGCGAAGGGCTCCGGTCCAGGAAGTGGTCCTGAAGGGGGAGGCGGTGGACCTTTCCCGCCTTCCCATCCTCAAGTGCTGGCCCTTGGACGGAGGGCCTTTCCTCACCCTGCCCCTGGTGATCACCAAGGACCCAGAGACCGGGGAGCTCAACGTGGGCATGTACCGGATGCAGGTCCTGGACGGGAAGAGCACCGCCATGCACTGGCAGCTCCACAAGGTGGGCCGCCGCCACCTGGAGAAGGCCAGGAAACAGGGGAAAAAGCTGGAGGTGGCCGTGGCCTTGGGAGGGGATCCCATCCTCACCTATGCCGCCACCGCCCCCTTGCCCCCCTTGCCCGGGGTGAGCGAGTTCCACCTGGCGGGCTTTCTGCGGGGAGCCCCAGTGGAGCTGGCCCGGGGGCTAACCGTGGACCTGCCGGTGCCTGCCGAGGCGGAGTTTGTCCTGGAGGGCTACATTGACCCGGAAGAGCCCCTGGTGGAGGAAGGCCCCTTTGGCGACCACACCGGCTTTTACACCCCCGTGGACCTTTACCCTCGTTTTCACGTGACCGCCATCACCCACCGGCGGGGAGCCATCTACCCCGCCACCATTGTGGGGATGCCCCCCATGGAGGATGCCTACCTCATAGAGGCCTCCGAGCGGCTTTTCCTGCCCCCCTTGCGCTTGGTGCTCCCCGAGGTGGTGGACTACCACATGCCCCCCGAGGGGGTGGCCCACAACTGGGTGAACGTGGCCCTGCGCAAGGAGTACCCAGGCCAGGCCTACAAGGTGGCCTATGGGATGCTGGGCCTAGGCCAGATGATGTTCGCCAAGGTGATCGTGGCCGTGGACGGGGACGTGCCGGTGAAGCCGGGCTTTAGGACCCTGCAGGAGGCCCTTAAGCATGCCCTACCTGGCCGGGATACCCTTCTTCTAAGAGGGCCCATGGACGTCCTAGACCATAGCTCCCGCGGCTTTGCCTTTGGGGGAAAGCTGGTCCTGGACGGCACCCGCAAGCTTCCTGAGGAGGGGGGAGAGGTGCCCTTCACACCCCGGGCGCATGCGGAACTACCCCCTCTGGAGGTGGAGGACCAACGCCAGTGGCCGGGGATTTGGGGCGTGGCCTTGCGCAAGGAACGCCCAGGGCAGGCCTTCTCCTTGGCGGAAAGGCTCCTCAACACCCCGCAAAGCGCTGGCATCCGCCTTCTTCTCCTGGCGGACCACGACACCCTCTTGACCCCTGAGGAGCTCCTTTGGGCCGTTCTTAACAACATAGACCCGGAGCGGGATGCCCGGGTCATGCAGGGGGTGGAGGGCCCGGTTTTGGTGCTGGACGGCACCCGTAAGTTCCCCGAGGAGGGCTTCACCCGCACCTGGCCCGAGCGCATCCGCATGGACCCCCGCATCCAAGCCCTGGTGGACTCCCGTTGGGAGGAGTACGGCCTTTAG
- a CDS encoding YraN family protein, giving the protein MRGGWAEDLALSYLLERGYRLLGRNRRTPFGEVDLFMEKDGVYVVVEVKQRGSGAFGGPLEAITPRKVERLLKSAHHLLGRDDLPVRLEAILVHGTPRSHRLEHLVLEV; this is encoded by the coding sequence ATGAGGGGAGGTTGGGCCGAGGACTTGGCGCTTTCCTATCTTCTTGAACGGGGGTACCGGCTTCTTGGGCGCAACCGCCGCACCCCTTTTGGCGAGGTGGACCTCTTCATGGAGAAGGACGGGGTGTATGTGGTGGTGGAGGTGAAGCAACGTGGCTCGGGGGCGTTTGGAGGCCCTTTGGAGGCCATTACCCCGAGGAAGGTGGAGCGCCTGCTGAAAAGCGCCCACCACCTTTTGGGCCGGGACGATCTCCCAGTGAGGCTCGAGGCCATCCTGGTCCACGGCACCCCAAGGTCCCACCGGCTGGAGCACCTGGTGCTGGAAGTGTAG